From Streptomyces zhihengii, the proteins below share one genomic window:
- a CDS encoding HU family DNA-binding protein encodes MNRSELVAALADRAEVTRKDADAVLAALAETVGEVVAKGDEKVTIPGFLTFERTHRAARTARNPQTGDPIQIPAGYSVKVSAGSKLKEAAKGK; translated from the coding sequence ATGAACCGCAGTGAGCTGGTGGCCGCGCTGGCCGACCGCGCCGAGGTGACCCGCAAGGACGCCGACGCCGTTCTGGCCGCTCTCGCCGAGACCGTCGGCGAGGTCGTCGCCAAGGGCGACGAGAAGGTCACCATCCCCGGCTTCCTGACCTTCGAGCGCACCCACCGTGCCGCTCGCACCGCGCGCAACCCGCAGACCGGCGACCCCATCCAGATCCCGGCCGGCTACAGCGTGAAGGTCTCCGCGGGCTCGAAGCTCAAGGAAGCCGCCAAGGGCAAGTAA
- the murA gene encoding UDP-N-acetylglucosamine 1-carboxyvinyltransferase yields MTGTDDVLLVHGGTPLEGEIRVRGAKNLVPKAMVAALLGSGPSRLRNVPDIRDVRVVRGLLQLHGVTVRPGEEPGELVLDPTHVESANVADIDAHAGSSRIPILFCGPLLHRLGHAFIPGLGGCDIGGRPIDFHFDVLRQFGATIEKRADGQYLEAPQRLRGTKIRLPYPSVGSTEQVLLTAVLAEGVTELTNAAVEPEIEDLICVLQKMGAIISVDTDRTIRITGVDKLGGYTHRALPDRLEAASWASAALATEGDIYVRGAQQRSMMTFLNTYRKVGGAFEIDDEGIRFWHPGGQLKSIALETDVHPGFQTDWQQPLVVALTQATGLSIVHETVYESRLGFTSALNQMGAHIQLYRECLGGSDCRFGQRNFLHSAVVSGPTKLQGADLVIPDLRGGFSYLIAALAAQGTSRVHGIDLINRGYENFMEKLEKLGAKVELPGGAIV; encoded by the coding sequence ATGACCGGCACAGACGATGTACTGCTTGTCCACGGCGGCACCCCGCTCGAGGGCGAGATCCGCGTCCGCGGCGCGAAGAACCTCGTGCCCAAGGCGATGGTCGCCGCTCTGCTCGGCAGCGGACCGAGCCGGCTGCGCAATGTGCCCGACATCCGTGACGTGAGAGTCGTGCGGGGGCTGCTCCAGCTCCACGGCGTCACCGTCCGCCCGGGCGAGGAGCCCGGCGAGCTGGTCCTCGACCCGACCCACGTCGAGAGCGCCAACGTCGCGGACATCGACGCCCACGCCGGTTCCTCGCGCATCCCGATCCTGTTCTGCGGCCCTCTGCTGCACCGCCTCGGCCACGCGTTCATCCCCGGCCTCGGCGGCTGCGACATCGGCGGCCGGCCGATCGACTTCCACTTCGACGTGCTGCGGCAGTTCGGCGCGACGATCGAGAAGCGCGCGGACGGCCAGTACCTGGAGGCCCCGCAGCGCCTGCGCGGCACGAAGATCCGTCTGCCCTACCCCTCGGTCGGCTCGACCGAGCAGGTGCTGCTGACGGCCGTGCTCGCCGAGGGCGTCACCGAGCTGACCAACGCGGCCGTGGAGCCGGAGATCGAGGACCTCATCTGCGTGCTGCAGAAGATGGGCGCCATCATCTCCGTCGACACCGACCGGACCATCCGGATCACCGGCGTCGACAAGCTCGGCGGCTACACCCACCGGGCGCTCCCGGACCGGCTGGAGGCCGCGTCCTGGGCGTCGGCGGCGCTGGCGACCGAGGGCGACATCTACGTCCGCGGCGCGCAGCAGCGCTCGATGATGACCTTCCTCAACACGTACCGGAAGGTCGGCGGCGCCTTCGAGATCGACGACGAGGGCATCCGCTTCTGGCACCCCGGCGGCCAGTTGAAGTCCATCGCGCTGGAGACGGACGTGCACCCCGGCTTCCAGACCGACTGGCAGCAGCCCCTGGTCGTGGCGCTGACGCAGGCGACCGGCCTGTCCATCGTCCACGAGACGGTCTACGAGTCGCGCCTCGGGTTCACCTCCGCCCTCAACCAGATGGGCGCGCACATCCAGCTCTACCGCGAGTGCCTGGGCGGCTCGGACTGCCGCTTCGGCCAGCGCAACTTCCTGCACTCGGCGGTCGTCTCCGGCCCGACCAAGCTCCAGGGCGCGGACCTGGTCATCCCCGACCTGCGCGGCGGCTTCTCGTACCTGATCGCGGCCCTCGCCGCGCAGGGCACGAGCCGGGTGCACGGGATCGACCTGATCAACCGCGGCTACGAGAACTTCATGGAGAAGCTGGAGAAGCTCGGGGCGAAGGTGGAGCTGCCGGGCGGCGCGATCGTCTGA
- a CDS encoding YqgE/AlgH family protein encodes MTEVSSLTGRLLVATPALADPNFDRAVVLLLDHDDEGSLGVVLNRPTPVGVVDILESWAALAGEPGVVFQGGPVSLDSALGVAVIPGDEGPLGWRRVYGAIGLVDLEAPPELLGSALGSLRIFAGYAGWGPGQLESELEEGAWYVVESEPGDVSSPEPEGLWRSVLRRQRSELAMFATYPDDPSLN; translated from the coding sequence ATGACCGAGGTGTCCTCGCTCACAGGGCGGCTGCTCGTCGCCACTCCTGCCCTCGCGGATCCGAACTTCGACCGCGCGGTCGTCCTGCTGCTCGACCACGACGACGAGGGCTCGCTCGGCGTGGTGCTGAACCGGCCGACGCCGGTGGGGGTGGTGGACATCCTGGAGTCCTGGGCGGCCCTCGCGGGCGAGCCCGGGGTCGTCTTCCAGGGCGGACCGGTCTCCCTCGACTCCGCGCTCGGGGTGGCGGTGATCCCCGGTGACGAGGGGCCGCTCGGCTGGCGCCGGGTGTACGGGGCGATCGGCCTGGTCGACCTGGAGGCGCCCCCGGAGCTGCTGGGCTCGGCGCTCGGCTCGCTGCGGATCTTCGCGGGATACGCGGGATGGGGTCCGGGCCAGCTGGAGAGCGAGCTGGAGGAGGGGGCCTGGTACGTGGTGGAGTCCGAACCGGGAGACGTCTCGTCGCCGGAGCCGGAGGGTCTGTGGCGGTCGGTGCTCCGGCGCCAGCGCAGTGAACTGGCCATGTTCGCCACGTATCCGGACGATCCCAGCCTCAACTGA
- a CDS encoding DUF3039 domain-containing protein, giving the protein MSTLEPERGTGTGTLVEPTPQVSHGDGDHERFAHYVQKDKIMASALDGTPVVALCGKVWVPGRDPKKYPVCPMCKEIYESMGSAGGGDKGKGGDKK; this is encoded by the coding sequence ATGAGCACTCTTGAGCCCGAGCGCGGGACAGGCACCGGGACCCTGGTAGAGCCGACGCCGCAGGTGTCGCACGGCGACGGCGATCACGAGCGCTTCGCCCATTACGTCCAGAAGGACAAGATCATGGCGAGTGCCCTCGACGGCACTCCCGTGGTGGCGCTGTGCGGGAAGGTCTGGGTGCCGGGGCGCGACCCCAAGAAGTACCCGGTCTGTCCCATGTGCAAGGAGATCTACGAGTCGATGGGCTCCGCCGGCGGCGGCGACAAGGGCAAGGGCGGCGACAAGAAGTAG
- a CDS encoding extracellular solute-binding protein: MKLIARFTAPVAALALAGLTATACAPQTSDNGAGRDDRSGTLRVWLFQEVNNKPKEQVVDAAVAAFEKSHEGAEVEVEYIPVDTRAQRIKAAFNDPDSAPDVIEYGNTDTAGYVKDGGLADVSAEFGAWDEAKDTDPTARRSVTVDGKVYGAPLFVGVRALYYRTDVLGELGLDVPTTQDELISTAKKIRKERPELYGLAVGGAYTYGAMPFIWANGGEMAVEKDGGWKAAIDGAEAQKGIAAYTSLFGDDNCPAAKCAAMGGNATATAFAAGKAAMVIGGDFSHQAIEAGSVKGKYAVVPLPGLKKGEIAPAFAGGNNIGVLRSTGHRTLAVDLMKELAGKRTQAALFDAMGFLPTYTDVRDTAAKKEPFVAPFIETLAADTKFVPASPAWGQIDASLVLPTMFQEIVSGKKDVPAAAGDAAEKMDAAFASAG; this comes from the coding sequence ATGAAGCTCATCGCCAGGTTCACCGCCCCGGTCGCCGCGCTCGCGCTGGCCGGCCTCACGGCCACCGCCTGCGCCCCCCAGACCTCCGACAACGGCGCCGGCCGTGACGACAGGAGCGGCACCCTGCGGGTCTGGCTCTTCCAGGAGGTCAACAACAAGCCCAAGGAGCAGGTCGTCGACGCGGCCGTCGCCGCCTTCGAGAAGTCCCACGAGGGCGCCGAGGTCGAGGTGGAGTACATCCCCGTCGACACCCGCGCCCAGCGCATCAAGGCCGCCTTCAACGACCCCGACAGCGCGCCCGACGTGATCGAGTACGGCAACACCGACACCGCCGGCTACGTCAAGGACGGCGGACTCGCCGACGTCAGCGCCGAGTTCGGCGCCTGGGACGAGGCGAAGGACACCGACCCCACCGCCCGGCGGTCGGTCACCGTCGACGGCAAGGTCTACGGCGCGCCGCTCTTCGTCGGCGTCCGCGCGCTCTACTACCGCACCGACGTCCTCGGCGAACTCGGGCTCGACGTGCCCACGACCCAGGACGAACTGATCTCCACCGCGAAGAAGATCCGCAAGGAGCGCCCCGAGCTGTACGGCCTCGCCGTGGGCGGCGCCTACACCTACGGAGCGATGCCCTTCATCTGGGCCAACGGCGGTGAGATGGCCGTGGAGAAGGACGGCGGCTGGAAGGCGGCCATCGACGGCGCCGAGGCGCAGAAGGGCATCGCCGCCTACACCTCGCTGTTCGGCGACGACAACTGCCCCGCCGCCAAGTGCGCCGCCATGGGCGGCAACGCCACCGCCACCGCCTTCGCGGCCGGCAAGGCCGCCATGGTGATCGGCGGCGACTTCAGCCACCAGGCGATCGAGGCCGGGTCCGTCAAGGGCAAGTACGCCGTCGTCCCGCTGCCCGGCCTGAAGAAGGGCGAGATCGCCCCCGCGTTCGCCGGCGGCAACAACATCGGCGTGCTCCGCAGCACCGGGCACCGCACCCTCGCCGTCGACCTGATGAAGGAACTGGCGGGCAAGCGGACCCAGGCGGCACTCTTCGACGCCATGGGCTTCCTGCCCACGTACACCGACGTGCGCGACACGGCGGCGAAGAAGGAGCCGTTCGTCGCCCCCTTCATCGAGACCCTCGCCGCCGACACCAAGTTCGTCCCCGCCTCGCCGGCCTGGGGGCAGATCGACGCCTCGCTGGTGCTGCCCACCATGTTCCAGGAGATCGTGAGCGGCAAGAAGGACGTCCCGGCCGCGGCCGGCGACGCGGCGGAGAAGATGGACGCGGCCTTCGCGTCCGCGGGCTGA
- a CDS encoding carbohydrate ABC transporter permease: MATTPAHDTVPGTGRPGVPAPRKAPAARPAPGRGRPGPGRRHGAWTPWLYLAPALVVLAALLVYPIYQLGLISFLEYTQAQVSGGEPTSFQGLGNYRELFSDAQFWQVLLATVVFAAACVVTTLAAGCALAVLLTRIRALPRLVLMLAALGAWATPAITGSTVWVFLFDPDFGPVNKVLGLGDFSWTYGRYSAFALVLLEVVWCSFPFVMVTVYAGIKAIPGEVLEAASLDGASQWRIWRSVTAPMLRPILVVVTIQSIIWDFKVFTQIYVMTGGGGIAGQNLVLNVYAYQKAFASSEYSLGSAIGVVMLLILLAVTLVYLRLLRRQGEEI, translated from the coding sequence ATGGCGACGACCCCCGCGCACGACACCGTCCCGGGCACGGGCCGCCCCGGCGTCCCGGCCCCGCGGAAGGCCCCCGCGGCCCGTCCCGCGCCGGGCCGCGGCCGGCCCGGCCCGGGCCGGCGGCACGGCGCCTGGACCCCCTGGCTCTACCTGGCCCCCGCCCTGGTGGTGCTGGCCGCCCTGCTCGTCTACCCCATCTACCAGCTCGGGCTGATCTCGTTCCTGGAGTACACCCAGGCCCAGGTCAGCGGCGGCGAGCCGACCAGCTTCCAGGGGCTCGGCAACTACCGCGAGCTCTTCTCGGACGCCCAGTTCTGGCAGGTCCTGCTGGCGACCGTGGTCTTCGCGGCCGCCTGCGTCGTCACCACCCTGGCCGCCGGCTGCGCGCTGGCCGTCCTGCTCACCCGGATCAGGGCACTGCCCCGGCTCGTCCTGATGCTCGCCGCGCTGGGCGCGTGGGCGACACCCGCGATCACCGGCTCCACGGTGTGGGTCTTCCTCTTCGACCCCGATTTCGGACCGGTCAACAAAGTGCTGGGACTGGGCGACTTCTCCTGGACCTACGGGCGCTACAGCGCCTTCGCGCTGGTCCTCCTCGAAGTCGTGTGGTGCTCGTTCCCGTTCGTGATGGTGACCGTCTACGCGGGCATCAAGGCGATTCCCGGGGAAGTGCTGGAGGCGGCCTCGCTGGACGGCGCCTCGCAATGGCGCATCTGGCGTTCCGTCACGGCGCCGATGCTGCGGCCCATTCTCGTCGTGGTCACCATTCAGTCGATCATCTGGGACTTCAAGGTCTTCACGCAGATCTACGTCATGACGGGCGGCGGCGGCATCGCCGGCCAGAATCTCGTGCTCAACGTCTACGCCTACCAGAAGGCGTTCGCGTCCTCCGAGTACAGCCTGGGCTCGGCCATCGGCGTGGTCATGCTGCTCATTCTGCTCGCGGTCACCCTCGTGTATCTGCGACTGCTGCGACGCCAGGGAGAAGAGATATGA
- a CDS encoding carbohydrate ABC transporter permease: protein MSLVPSGLRIRRPGRLAAEATALVVALAVAFPLYWMVLSAFKPAGEIQSTDARPWTLSPSLDSFRRVFEQEEFGRYFVNSLVVAVSVVVASSLIAFLAATAVTRFRFRLRTTLLIMFLVAQMVPIEALTIPLFFLMRDFGQLNTLGSLILPHIAFSLPFAIWMLRGFVKAVPEALEEAAYIDGASRTRFLWQILFPLVFPGLVATSVFSFISTWNDFLFAKSFIISDTSQSTLPMALLVFFKPDENDWGGIMAGSTVMTVPVLVFFVLVQRRLVSGLGGAVKD, encoded by the coding sequence ATGAGCCTCGTCCCGAGCGGGCTGCGCATCCGCCGCCCCGGCCGTCTCGCCGCCGAGGCGACGGCCCTCGTCGTCGCCCTGGCCGTGGCCTTCCCGCTGTACTGGATGGTCCTCTCGGCCTTCAAGCCGGCCGGCGAGATCCAGTCCACCGACGCCCGGCCCTGGACCCTCTCCCCGTCGCTCGATTCGTTCCGGCGCGTCTTCGAACAGGAGGAATTCGGACGGTATTTCGTCAACTCGCTCGTCGTCGCGGTGAGCGTGGTGGTGGCCTCGTCGCTCATCGCCTTTCTGGCGGCCACCGCCGTGACGCGGTTCCGCTTCCGGCTGCGCACCACCCTGCTCATCATGTTCCTCGTCGCGCAGATGGTGCCCATCGAGGCGCTCACCATTCCGCTGTTCTTCCTGATGCGCGACTTCGGACAGCTCAACACCCTCGGCTCGCTGATCCTGCCGCACATCGCCTTCTCGCTGCCGTTCGCCATCTGGATGCTGCGCGGATTCGTGAAGGCGGTCCCCGAGGCGCTGGAGGAGGCCGCGTACATCGACGGCGCGAGCCGCACCCGCTTCCTGTGGCAGATCCTCTTCCCCCTGGTCTTCCCGGGGCTGGTGGCCACGAGCGTGTTCTCGTTCATCTCGACCTGGAACGACTTCCTCTTCGCCAAGTCGTTCATCATCAGCGACACCTCCCAGTCGACGCTGCCCATGGCGCTGCTGGTCTTCTTCAAGCCGGACGAGAACGACTGGGGAGGCATCATGGCGGGCTCCACCGTGATGACGGTCCCGGTGCTCGTCTTCTTCGTACTCGTACAGCGACGCCTGGTCTCCGGACTGGGCGGAGCAGTGAAGGACTGA
- a CDS encoding beta-N-acetylhexosaminidase, which yields MTDHGPDTDNDTDTGTGTRAAVPALVPAPRRAAWAPASGGAFVLGPRTRIDAGPGTEQAARWLRSSVGAATGLPLAPGDSEGGDRLVLAVDPHLPAEGYRLAVGEDAVRLDGGSAAGVFWGAQTLRQLLGAEAFRRAPVRPGHTWALPPGTVEDAPRFGWRGLMLDVARHFMPKDDVLRQLDLMAAHKLNVLHLHLTDDQGWRIEILRHPRLTEVGAWRARSKHGHRFSELWDDTPHGGCYTQDDIREIVAYAAERHITVVPEIDVPGHSQAAIAAYPELGNTDVVDTAALTVWDDWGINPNVLAPTDRTLRFYEGVLEEVLDLFPSPFVHIGGDECPKDQWRASPAAQARIAELGVDGEDGLQSWFIRHFDGWLAERGRRLIGWDEILEGGLAPGAAVSSWRGYRGGVAAAEAGHDVVMCPEQQVYLDHRQAPGDDEPIPIGYVRTLEDVYRFEPVPPSLSPEAAAHVIGTQANVWTEVMQNRSRVDYQVYPRLAAFAEVAWSELPPSRDRVFADFERRMESHYARLDALGVGYRPPAGPRPWQRRPGVGGRPIEGTPPVV from the coding sequence ATGACCGACCACGGTCCCGACACCGACAACGACACCGACACCGGCACCGGCACACGGGCCGCCGTGCCCGCCCTCGTCCCCGCGCCCCGCCGCGCCGCCTGGGCGCCCGCCTCCGGCGGGGCGTTCGTCCTCGGCCCGCGCACCCGGATCGACGCGGGACCCGGCACCGAGCAGGCGGCGCGGTGGCTGCGGTCGTCCGTCGGCGCGGCCACCGGCCTGCCGCTCGCCCCCGGCGACAGCGAGGGCGGCGACCGCCTCGTGCTCGCCGTCGACCCGCACCTGCCCGCCGAGGGCTACCGGCTCGCCGTCGGCGAGGACGCCGTCCGCCTCGACGGCGGCAGCGCGGCGGGCGTCTTCTGGGGCGCGCAGACCCTGCGCCAGCTCCTCGGCGCCGAGGCGTTCCGCCGGGCCCCCGTACGGCCCGGGCACACATGGGCGCTGCCGCCGGGCACCGTGGAGGACGCGCCCCGCTTCGGCTGGCGCGGGCTGATGCTCGACGTGGCACGGCACTTCATGCCCAAGGACGACGTGCTGCGCCAGCTCGACCTGATGGCGGCCCACAAGCTCAACGTCCTCCACCTCCACCTCACCGACGACCAGGGCTGGCGCATCGAGATCCTGCGCCACCCGCGGCTGACCGAGGTCGGCGCCTGGCGCGCCCGCAGCAAGCACGGCCACCGGTTCTCCGAGCTCTGGGACGACACGCCCCACGGCGGCTGCTACACCCAGGACGACATCCGCGAGATCGTCGCCTACGCCGCCGAGCGGCACATCACCGTCGTCCCCGAGATCGACGTCCCGGGCCACTCCCAGGCGGCCATCGCCGCCTACCCCGAGCTGGGCAACACCGACGTCGTCGACACGGCCGCCCTGACGGTCTGGGACGACTGGGGCATCAACCCGAACGTCCTCGCCCCCACCGACCGCACCCTCCGCTTCTACGAGGGCGTGCTGGAGGAGGTGCTCGACCTCTTCCCGTCCCCGTTCGTGCACATCGGCGGCGACGAGTGCCCCAAGGACCAGTGGCGCGCGTCGCCCGCCGCCCAGGCCCGCATCGCCGAACTCGGCGTCGACGGCGAGGACGGTCTCCAGTCCTGGTTCATCCGGCACTTCGACGGCTGGCTGGCCGAGCGGGGCCGCCGGCTCATCGGCTGGGACGAGATCCTGGAGGGCGGCCTGGCGCCCGGCGCGGCCGTCTCCTCCTGGCGCGGCTACCGGGGCGGTGTCGCCGCCGCCGAGGCCGGCCACGACGTGGTCATGTGCCCCGAGCAGCAGGTGTACCTGGACCACCGGCAGGCGCCGGGCGACGACGAGCCGATCCCGATCGGCTACGTACGGACCCTGGAGGACGTCTACCGCTTCGAGCCCGTCCCGCCGTCCCTGTCGCCCGAGGCCGCCGCCCACGTCATCGGCACCCAGGCCAACGTCTGGACCGAGGTGATGCAGAACCGCTCGCGGGTGGACTACCAGGTGTATCCGCGTCTCGCGGCCTTCGCCGAGGTCGCCTGGTCCGAGCTTCCCCCGTCCCGGGACCGGGTGTTCGCCGACTTCGAGCGGCGGATGGAGAGCCACTACGCCCGCCTCGACGCCCTGGGCGTCGGCTACCGGCCGCCGGCCGGCCCCCGCCCCTGGCAGCGGCGCCCCGGGGTCGGCGGTCGCCCGATCGAGGGCACGCCCCCCGTGGTCTGA
- a CDS encoding FAD binding domain-containing protein, whose amino-acid sequence MTTHAPRTGRSVTLPDSLDEAVAALTAMPAAVPVAGGTDLMAAVNRGRLRPAGLVGLGRISEIRGWRYQDGHALLGAGLTHARMGRPDFAALIPALAASARAAGPPQIRNAGTLGGNIVTAAPTGDTLPVLAALEADLVIAGPEGARREIPVSHLLAGREMLGPAELIAFVRVPLLHAPQVFLKATGRTGPGRATASVAVVLDPARRGVRCAVGAIAPMPLRPLEAERWIASLIDWDGERGLAGEALAAFGEYVATACIPDPAPAAPGEEQQVLPPAVLHLRRTVAALARRALGRALS is encoded by the coding sequence GTGACCACGCACGCACCGCGGACGGGGCGGTCGGTGACGCTGCCGGACTCGCTCGACGAGGCCGTGGCGGCCCTCACCGCGATGCCCGCCGCCGTGCCCGTCGCCGGAGGCACCGACCTCATGGCCGCCGTCAACCGGGGCAGGCTCCGCCCCGCCGGCCTCGTCGGACTCGGCCGCATCAGCGAGATCCGCGGCTGGCGCTACCAGGACGGACACGCGCTCCTCGGCGCCGGACTCACCCACGCGCGCATGGGACGGCCCGACTTCGCGGCCCTCATCCCCGCGCTCGCGGCCTCCGCCCGCGCCGCCGGACCGCCCCAGATCCGCAACGCCGGCACCCTCGGCGGCAACATCGTCACCGCGGCGCCGACCGGCGACACCCTGCCCGTGCTGGCCGCCCTGGAGGCGGACCTCGTGATCGCGGGCCCCGAGGGCGCCCGCCGCGAGATCCCCGTCTCCCATCTGCTGGCCGGCCGCGAGATGCTCGGCCCCGCCGAACTCATCGCCTTCGTGCGGGTACCGCTGCTGCACGCGCCCCAGGTCTTCCTCAAGGCCACCGGCCGCACCGGCCCCGGACGCGCCACCGCCTCCGTCGCCGTGGTGCTCGACCCGGCGCGCCGCGGCGTGCGCTGCGCGGTCGGCGCCATCGCCCCGATGCCGCTGCGCCCGCTGGAGGCCGAGCGCTGGATCGCCTCCCTGATCGACTGGGACGGCGAACGCGGCCTGGCCGGCGAGGCGCTGGCCGCCTTCGGCGAGTACGTCGCCACGGCCTGCATCCCGGATCCGGCACCGGCGGCACCGGGCGAGGAGCAGCAGGTGCTGCCGCCCGCCGTACTGCATCTGCGGCGCACCGTCGCCGCGCTGGCCCGACGGGCACTGGGGAGGGCACTGTCATGA
- a CDS encoding 2Fe-2S iron-sulfur cluster-binding protein, producing MVGPDSGRRPARGVGRVPAHRAEGGGAGGVPAGGHAAGDAARRRPRPLDDAARRRVRPWAPAAPEATGHGPGAGTDGSGAPAESYGTGPGDAYPAAPEGPEGPGERLGSGAGDGATAHDAGHTPAAGVPAAAFAPREPEAPEASEVPEAHAPDAAAYPVAAGHPEPADGAPAAPRDPAQAPDPAHAPDARDAAHGPESGHAPDAQAPTHAPDAPRAEPAADGDGDAPAGDAAPVPEAGPSAGAPDEGADTDGTGQDADGVPAASDEHPATSYVLRVNGTDRPVTDAWIGESLLYVLRERLGLAGAKDGCSQGECGACNVQVDGRLVASCLVPAATTAGSEVRTVEGLATDGEPSDVQRALAGCGAVQCGFCIPGMAMTVHDLLEGNHAPTELETRQALCGNLCRCSGYQGVLAAVREVAAGRAERAAAAAAGTAPDGGSAEPGRDEARIPHQAPPGAGSVQAHPHDGGMA from the coding sequence GTGGTCGGTCCCGATAGCGGACGGCGACCTGCCCGAGGAGTCGGGCGAGTACCTGCGCACCGCGCCGAGGGCGGCGGAGCCGGCGGCGTACCCGCAGGCGGCCACGCCGCCGGCGACGCTGCCCGGCGGCGCCCCCGCCCCCTGGACGACGCTGCCCGGCGGCGCGTCCGCCCCTGGGCGCCCGCCGCCCCCGAGGCCACGGGCCACGGCCCCGGGGCCGGCACGGACGGCTCCGGCGCCCCCGCGGAGTCCTACGGGACGGGCCCCGGCGACGCGTACCCCGCGGCCCCCGAGGGCCCCGAGGGCCCCGGCGAGCGGCTCGGCAGCGGAGCCGGCGACGGGGCGACGGCCCACGACGCCGGTCACACCCCGGCCGCGGGCGTGCCCGCCGCGGCCTTCGCCCCCCGGGAGCCCGAGGCCCCCGAAGCGTCCGAAGTCCCCGAGGCCCACGCCCCGGACGCCGCGGCGTACCCCGTCGCGGCCGGACACCCGGAGCCCGCGGACGGCGCCCCGGCGGCTCCCCGGGACCCCGCGCAGGCCCCGGACCCGGCCCACGCCCCGGACGCCCGGGACGCCGCGCACGGCCCCGAGTCCGGCCACGCCCCGGACGCCCAGGCGCCGACGCACGCCCCGGACGCCCCCCGGGCGGAGCCGGCCGCGGACGGCGACGGCGACGCTCCGGCAGGCGACGCGGCCCCGGTCCCCGAAGCCGGACCGTCCGCGGGCGCCCCGGACGAGGGCGCGGACACCGACGGCACGGGCCAGGACGCCGACGGCGTCCCCGCCGCCTCCGACGAGCACCCCGCCACCTCCTACGTGCTGCGGGTCAACGGCACCGACCGCCCGGTCACGGACGCCTGGATCGGCGAGTCGCTGCTCTACGTCCTGCGCGAGCGCCTCGGCCTGGCGGGCGCCAAGGACGGCTGCTCCCAGGGCGAGTGCGGCGCCTGCAACGTCCAGGTCGACGGCCGGCTGGTCGCCTCCTGCCTGGTCCCGGCGGCGACCACGGCCGGCAGCGAGGTCCGCACCGTCGAGGGCCTCGCCACCGACGGCGAACCGTCCGACGTGCAGCGGGCGCTGGCCGGCTGCGGCGCGGTGCAGTGCGGCTTCTGCATCCCCGGCATGGCCATGACCGTCCACGACCTGCTGGAGGGCAACCACGCCCCCACCGAGCTGGAGACCCGGCAGGCCCTGTGCGGCAACCTCTGCCGCTGCTCCGGCTACCAGGGCGTGCTGGCCGCCGTGCGCGAGGTCGCCGCCGGGCGTGCCGAACGCGCCGCGGCCGCAGCCGCCGGGACGGCCCCCGACGGCGGGTCCGCCGAACCGGGCCGGGACGAGGCACGGATCCCGCACCAGGCGCCCCCCGGCGCCGGTAGTGTGCAGGCCCACCCGCACGACGGAGGCATGGCGTGA